The genomic interval CCGGCGTGGCTGTGGAAGGAACCAACCGATGAACGTTCTGAGGGAGTACCTCGGCCGCAACGTCCGCCAGTACGGCATTGTCGCTGCGCTCGTGGTGATCGTGCTGCTGTTCCAGTTCCTGACCGACGGCCGCCTCCTGGCGCCGAACAACATCGCGGCACTGATCCAGCAGAACGCGTACGTCATGATCCTGGCGATCGGCATGGTGGCCGTGATCGTCGCGGGGCACATCGACCTGTCGGTCGGCTCCGTGGTCGCGTTCATCGGCGGTCTCGTGGCGATCATGATGCACGACTGGGGCTGGCCCGTCGCCATCGCGATCCTCGCGGGGCTCGCCATCGGCGCCCTGGTCGGGGTCTGGCAGGGGTTCTGGATCGCCTACGTGGGCATACCGGCGTTCATCGTCACGCTGGCAGGCATGCTCATCTTCCGCGGTCTGGCCATCGTGCTCGTCGGGCAGACGGTGGCCCCCCTGCCGTCCGGGTTCAACCGCATCGGTAACGGGTCGCTGCCGAACTTCCTCGGGTTCCTCGGGAACATGGACGTCGTCACGCTCGTCATCGGCGTCATCGCGATCGTCGGCCTGGCGTTCTCGCAGGTGCGCGCCCGTGCCAACCTCGTCCGGCACGAGCTGAGCGTCGAGCCGATCGGTGCGTTCATCGGCAAGCTCGT from Xylanimonas allomyrinae carries:
- the mmsB gene encoding multiple monosaccharide ABC transporter permease; this encodes MNVLREYLGRNVRQYGIVAALVVIVLLFQFLTDGRLLAPNNIAALIQQNAYVMILAIGMVAVIVAGHIDLSVGSVVAFIGGLVAIMMHDWGWPVAIAILAGLAIGALVGVWQGFWIAYVGIPAFIVTLAGMLIFRGLAIVLVGQTVAPLPSGFNRIGNGSLPNFLGFLGNMDVVTLVIGVIAIVGLAFSQVRARANLVRHELSVEPIGAFIGKLVVMAALIALVTYWLSLSRGGTPIILLIVGVLILGFTFVLNRTVFGRHVYAVGGNRNAAILSGVNSRRTDFMIFVNIGMLAAVAAIATTARAGAGVAAAGMNFELDAIAACFIGGTAVSGGVGRISGAMVGALIMGVLNMGLSILAVDAAWQQAIKGLVLLLAVALDIVSKRRGALG